The DNA region GAAATAGATTCATTGGCTACCAACCTTGCGAAAAAGACCTATATAGAAGAAGTAAGTTATGACAAACCTTTGGTGGATTTACTGAACGAAAACGTAAAGCGTATTAGTTTTTGGGTTTTAATTGCCTGTGGTGTGCTTACATTCATTGCCATCTTGCTTATTAACAGCTCTATTAGACTTAGCATTTACTCTAAACGGTTTATCATTAAAACCATGCAAATGGTAGGTGCCACCAAGACTTTTATACGACGCCCTTTTATATGGATGAACATTAAATTGGGCATGTTAGGTGCATTAATTGCCCTTTTGGCCTTAACGGGTGCTTTGTATTATTTGGACCAAACTTTTCCCGAACTAGAGCTTTTTAAAGATGTAGAGCAACTAGGCATACTGTACGGGGCCATTTTTGTTCTGGGTATTTTTATCTCTTTGGTGAGCACATTTTTTGCCACGCAACGGTTTTTAAATCTAAGAACCGATGAATTATACTATTAAGAGCCCTATTTACAAAGAAAAAACCTCCGAACAAGAAACCTTTACGACCATAAACTTTTTTAAGTAGAACTTCGTTAAATTTGCAGCATGGGTAAAAAATCAAAAGAACAGACCGGGCAACAGGCCAAGAAAGAATTTATATTTCAAAATAAGAACTACATCTTCTTTTTTGTAGGTCTTGCGTGCATTGCCATAGGCTTTATACTTATGAGCGGTGGCGGTAGTGACGACCCAAATGTGTTCAATGAAGACATTTATAGTTTTAGAAGAATACGTCTGGCCCCTACCCTAGTATTAATAGGTTTAGGCATTGAGATATATGCCATATTATTGAACCCGCACAAGAAGAAAAACTAAATTGGAGACGCTAGACGCCATCATTCTCGGTATCATTCAAGGACTGACCGAATTTTTACCCGTATCATCAAGTGGACATTTAGAATTGGGCAAAGCTATTTTAGGCGATAATTCCGTACCTGAAGAAAGTCTTTTGTTTACCGTTGTGCTCCATGCCGCTACAGCCTTGAGCACCATTGTGGTTTTTAGAAAAGATATATGGGAAATCATTAGCGGTCTTCTGACTTTTAAGTGGAACGAAGAAATGCAGTTTTCCGTAAAAATCATCATTTCTATGTTACCCGCAGTTTTTGTAGGTCTCTTTTTTGAAGAACAACTAGAAGCTTTTTTTGGAGGAAACGTTCGGTTTGTAGGCTTTATGCTGATTATAACCGCAGTACTTTTATATTTTGCCGATAAAGCGAAAGACACCGAAAAGAAAGTAAGTTTTAAAAACGCATTCATAGTAGGTATTTCGCAAGCCATAGCCATGTTACCCGGTATTTCCAGAAGTGGCGCTACTATTTCCACCTCTGTACTTTTAGGTGTGGACAAAACCAAAGCCGCTCGTTTTTCATTCTTGATGGTCGTACCCCTTATTTTTGGAAAAATCGC from Zobellia alginiliquefaciens includes:
- a CDS encoding cell division protein FtsX, which produces MGKSFEQYQKQKLISSYFSVVLSIALVLFLLGTLGLLVINTNKMADHFKEQITISIFLKDEAKESEIDQLQKNLLQEEHTKSAVFVSKEDAAKQHSEEIGEDFQNFLGYNPLKNSIDVQLRANFVTPQEIDSLATNLAKKTYIEEVSYDKPLVDLLNENVKRISFWVLIACGVLTFIAILLINSSIRLSIYSKRFIIKTMQMVGATKTFIRRPFIWMNIKLGMLGALIALLALTGALYYLDQTFPELELFKDVEQLGILYGAIFVLGIFISLVSTFFATQRFLNLRTDELYY
- a CDS encoding undecaprenyl-diphosphate phosphatase → METLDAIILGIIQGLTEFLPVSSSGHLELGKAILGDNSVPEESLLFTVVLHAATALSTIVVFRKDIWEIISGLLTFKWNEEMQFSVKIIISMLPAVFVGLFFEEQLEAFFGGNVRFVGFMLIITAVLLYFADKAKDTEKKVSFKNAFIVGISQAIAMLPGISRSGATISTSVLLGVDKTKAARFSFLMVVPLIFGKIAKDLMSGDLNFDGGNNFAMGAGFIAAFVAGLAACTWMIQLVKKSKLSYFAIYCLVVGLIAIAYGYMA
- a CDS encoding DUF3098 domain-containing protein; the encoded protein is MGKKSKEQTGQQAKKEFIFQNKNYIFFFVGLACIAIGFILMSGGGSDDPNVFNEDIYSFRRIRLAPTLVLIGLGIEIYAILLNPHKKKN